One window of the Cryptomeria japonica chromosome 7, Sugi_1.0, whole genome shotgun sequence genome contains the following:
- the LOC131056249 gene encoding short-chain dehydrogenase reductase 2a-like, producing MLSCRLQGKVAIITGGASGIGEATVRLFTNHGAKVIVADISDVPGSKLAESLSSSVTFIHCNVSKEQDVSAAVDLAMDEHGKLDIMFNNAGVGDRHRNSVANAEYEMEQFEAPMHVNVNGVMHGIKHAARVMIPNRKGCIISTGSTAGIMGGAAPHAYTASKHAIIGLTKNGAAELGKYGIRVNCVSPSLVATRSAIDYVGKGKDEVEAWGCSVGNLKGTILKAEDIAEAALYLASDESKYVSGHNLVVDGGVTVVNHDWGLYRP from the coding sequence ATGTTAAGTTGCAGATTGCAAGGCAAGGTAGCAATAATCACAGGCGGAGCATCAGGCATTGGTGAAGCCACCGTTCGCCTCTTCACAAACCATGGAGCCAAAGTCATCGTTGCCGACATTTCCGATGTACCGGGTTCGAAACTCGCTGAGTCCCTTTCTTCATCGGTTACATTCATCCACTGTAACGTAAGCAAAGAGCAAGACGTGAGCGCAGCAGTGGATTTAGCCATGGATGAGCATGGAAAACTGGACATAATGTTCAATAATGCGGGTGTTGGAGATAGGCATCGAAATAGTGTTGCAAATGCAGAGTACGAGATGGAGCAATTTGAAGCCCCCATGCATGTAAATGTAAACGGAGTAATGCACGGCATTAAGCATGCAGCCCGCGTTATGATACCCAACAGAAAAGGGTGTATAATTTCTACAGGCAGTACTGCAGGGATTATGGGAGGAGCTGCACCTCATGCATACACGGCCTCAAAACATGCAATTATAGGCTTGACTAAAAATGGTGCTGCTGAGCTTGGAAAATATGGTATCAGAGTCAATTGTGTTTCTCCTTCTCTTGTTGCAACCAGGAGTGCAATTGACTATGTAGGAAAAGGAAAGGATGAAGTGGAGGCGTGGGGTTGCAGCGTAGGCAACTTGAAGGGAACCATTCTTAAAGCGGAGGATATTGCAGAGGCTGCTCTGTATTTGGCCAGTGACGAGTCTAAATATGTGAGTGGCCATAATCTTGTTGTGGATGGAGGTGTCACAGTTGTAAACCATGACTGGGGATTATATAGGCCATAA